The DNA window CGATCCGCCGCCGCTCGGCAGCAGACGCAGCGACACGGCAAAGAGCTGGATCAGCAGAATGGCGATCAGGAAATTCGGCAGCGAATGTGTCAGGACCGCCAACCCCATGACGAGGCGGTCGATCAGACTGCCGCGGTTCTGCGCAGCCAGGATACCGAGCGGTACGCCGGCGCCGAATGCCACCACCAGGGCAGCACCCATCAGTTCGAGCGTTGCGGGAACCTTCGAAAGAACCAGCACCAGCGCGTTCTGGCCATTCTGCAGCGACGTGCCGAAGTCACCACGCAGAAGGTGGCCGAGATAGGAAAAATACTGGACGTAGAGCGGCTGATCGAGGCCCCATTGCTGACGCATCAGCGCCACCACCTCGGGCGGCGTCTCGATGGGCAGCAGCGAATGAAGGGGATCGCCGCTGACGCGCAGGATGATGAAGGTAAAGGTAATGGCGAGGAAAAGCGTGACGACAGCCCTGAGAAAGGCCCGCATGACGGCCTGGAACATGGCGGATCTCCTTCAGAGCGTTTCGAGAATGGTGGTTGCCTGACGCAATTTCTGCCGCCGCCCGCGCGGAACGGCGGACAGAAGTTTCGCTGTGTAGGGATGCGTCGGGTTCGAAAAGACCTCTTCGGATGGACCAGTCTCGACGATCTGTCCCGCCTCCATGATCGCGACCCGATGCGAGACATGACGAACGACCCGGACGTCATGGCTGATGAACAGCAATGACAGACCGCGGGTACGCTGAAGCTCAAGCAGGAGATTGAGAACCTGGGCCTGCACCGACACATCAAGCGCCGAGACCGGCTCATCGCAGAGCAGGATTTGCGGTTCGACAATCAGGGCGCGGGCGATGGCGACGCGCTGGCGTTGGCCGCCGGAAAGCTGGTGTGGAAATTTTTGTAAGGCCGAAACCGGAAGGCTGACGGCCTTGAACGTCTCGGCAGTGCGGTCACGGCGGCTTGCCGGCTCGCCGATCGCATGGATCGCCAGCGTCTCCAGCATCTGATGCCCAACGGTGCGGCGCGGATCGAGCGCGCCCAAGGTGTCCTGCGAAATCACCTGCAGGTGCTTCGCCCACCCGCGCCGGTTCGGCTTCATCAGGCTGCCGAAAGGCTGGCCGAAGAGTTCGATTTCACCGGACGTCGGAACCCGG is part of the Rhizobium jaguaris genome and encodes:
- a CDS encoding ABC transporter permease, whose amino-acid sequence is MFQAVMRAFLRAVVTLFLAITFTFIILRVSGDPLHSLLPIETPPEVVALMRQQWGLDQPLYVQYFSYLGHLLRGDFGTSLQNGQNALVLVLSKVPATLELMGAALVVAFGAGVPLGILAAQNRGSLIDRLVMGLAVLTHSLPNFLIAILLIQLFAVSLRLLPSGGGSTPAHLVMPVLVIGLANAGIIARFVRSSVLEVLGQRYILAARAKRIGERAVLLQHVMPNAALPLLTMLGFLVGGMIGGAAIVETVYAWPGVGRFLVSSVAQRDLNIVQTIVILITATMVSANLLIDFLYILADPRLRHRTAA
- a CDS encoding ABC transporter ATP-binding protein — translated: MPEERSPLNGSGTDIALAARNLQFSYSPGFMIWPRRTEGFHAIRDVSLELKSGETLGLVGESGCGKSTLASLLCGDRVPTSGEIELFGQPFGSLMKPNRRGWAKHLQVISQDTLGALDPRRTVGHQMLETLAIHAIGEPASRRDRTAETFKAVSLPVSALQKFPHQLSGGQRQRVAIARALIVEPQILLCDEPVSALDVSVQAQVLNLLLELQRTRGLSLLFISHDVRVVRHVSHRVAIMEAGQIVETGPSEEVFSNPTHPYTAKLLSAVPRGRRQKLRQATTILETL